The Desulfovibrio sp. G11 region GCTGCTCCTCAAGGCATGCATACGCCGCAAGGCCACCCTGCCGGAATACGCCGCCTACAGCGAAGATGAAGCCCTGCAAAGCTTTATGAAGCGCATAAACTATTATGAGGCCATTTATGAGCCATTGGAAGAGGAAAAATTCTGGCTCTGCGTAGACTCCACCGCCAACCGCATTCTGGGCGAGCGCCCTTGCGAAGGCTCGCCCTATTATCCTGCCATACGCGAAATCGTGGTCAGCGCCTGGGTTCACTGTCTGTATCTTGCGCGGCACGGCCAGACGGAATTCAACGTGCGCGGGCGCATCGGCGGCGACCCGCCCCTGACTGCCAGAGGGCGCAGCCAGGCCAAGGCCCTGGCACGGCACATGCGCCACAAGGACATAAACTGGGTCTTTACCTCAACCCGCCTGCGTTCGCACGAAACCGCCACGCCGCTGCTGGCGGGACACCCCGGCGCTCATGTCATGGCCTTCAAGGAATTTGACGAGATATGGGCCGGCGACTGCGAAGGTATGCTGTACAGCGAAATCCGCGCAAAAATGCCCGGAGTGACCGCCGGGCGCAATGCCAGCAAGTACACATACGCCTATCCCAATGGCGAAAGCTACGCCATGCTGCGCGAGCGCGTGCAGCGCGGACTGCGGCGCGCCCTGTTTCTTGCCGGCGACACCCCGCTTGTGATTGTGGGACATCAGGCTGTCAACCGGGTACTGCTTTCCCTTTTCCTGCAGCAGCGCAGCGAAGACGTACCCTATGTCTATATACCGCAAAATCAGTATTACCATATAAGTATGACCCCTCGGCGCAAGGTTTTTGAACGCATTCCCTATCAGGAAGAAATTTTTTAACGGTTTTGCCCTTGCGTCCCTAACAATAAGCTTTACTCTTTTTGCGCGAAACGGTATTAGCCTGCGTGCCAAGCCACTTTCCCATGTCCCGTCAGGGGCATTCAGGCCGCTTCATACGCATACCTCCTCAAAATACATCTGTTCATGCGGTTTGGAAAATATTAACCGCCGAGTGAAGCGGCAAAATCCAAGGAAATTACTATGAAATTACAAGCTAAACTTCTGGCAGGTTTTCTCCTTTCTGCCCTGATCACGCTGTCCATGGGTATTTTTGCCGACTCCCGCCTGCACGACATGAGCCAGGCCGACACGTTTTTGTATACACGCTCGGCGGAACCTATGGGCGACCTTATAAACATGTCGGTGTATTTCCAGCGTATCCGTCTGGACCTGCTGACCTTTGTCACCACGGATGAAGATGCCGTAAAACAGCGCGTACGGACAGAAATTCCCCAATACCGGGCCATTATCGACAGCGGTACTACCAAGGTGGAATCAAGCCTGATTTCTGCTGAAGCACAAAAGATCCTGGCGGAATACAAGCTGCGCCGTCAGGACTTCCGCACCATGACAGACGATGTCATGTCTCTGGCAAGTGATGGCAGGCAGGCCCAGGCCTATGCCCTGCTTACCGGGAAGGGATGGGAGATATCTACCGCCTACCAGAACGCCATTGGCGACCTTGTGGCCTCCAAGCTTGAGCAGGGCAGGTTGCTGGCCCAGAAAAATGCCGAACTGGCTGATTCGTCCAGCTATCTTCTCTATGTGGCTCTGGGTGCAGGCATTCTGCTTTCCATTGCCATGGGCCTTCTGCTCACCCGTAATATCATGCGCCAGCTTGGCGAAGACCCCGGCTACCTGGCCCAGGTTGCTGGCGAGATTGCCAACGGCAACCTCAATGTGGCGTTCAGGCCGCAAAAAGTGGCCGGCGGCGTGTACCATGTGATGCAGAACATGGTTGGCACCATGAAGGAAAAAATTGCCGAAGCCGAGGAAAAAAGCGCTGAAGCGGCCCGCCAGGCCGAACAGGCCAATATCGCCACCCAGGAAGCACACGCCGCCAAGGCCGCCGCAGAGCACGCCAAGGCCGAAGGCATGCTGCAGGCCGCGCAGCAGCTTGAAGGAGTGGTAGGTATCCTGACCTCCGCCTCCGAAGAGCTTTCGGCGCAGATCGAACAGTCCAGCCGTGGCGCGGATGAACAGTCACAACGCGTCAGCGAAACGGCTACCGCCATGGAAGAAATGAATGCCACCGTGCGCGAAGTTGCCAGCAACGCCGGGCACGCCTCAGAAATGTCTGACCAGGCCCACCTGCAGGCGCAGGAAGGGGCTGCCATAGTGTCCCGCGTGGTGCAGGGCATCAACGAAGTTTCACGGCAAAGTATGGAAATCAAGCAGGATATGGACACCCTGAGCCATCAGGCCGAAGGTATCGGGCAGATAATGAGCGTGATTTCCGACATTGCCGACCAGACCAACCTGCTGGCCCTCAATGCCGCCATTGAGGCCGCCCGGGCCGGCGAGGCCGGAAGGGGCTTTGCGGTAGTGGCCGACGAGGTGCGCAAGCTGGCTGAAAAAACTATGACCGCTACTCATGAAGTGGGCCAGGTCATCAGCGGTATTCAGGAAGGCACACGCAAAAGTGTGGCCGGGGTGGATGTGTCCATCGGTACGATTCAGGAGGCCACCAGCCTGGCCAACCAGTCCGGCGAAACCTTGCACAGCATTGTTGCTCTGGTAGACCAGACCAACGATCAGGTGCGTTCCATCGCCACGGCCAGCGAAGAACAGTCCGCGGCCAGCGACGAAATCAACCGCTCTGTGGAACAGGTTGCGGCCATTTCCAGCCAGACGGCCACCGCCATGGCACAGGCCGCGCAGGCCACCGCGGAACTGGCGAGACAGTCTCAGGTGTTGCAGAGCCTTATCAATGACATGAAGGCTGAAGGCAGCCGTTAACATGTCTTGCGGGTGAAGGCCCCTTTTTCAAAAGGGGCCTTCACCCGCATCCGTTAGAGTAATTACCCCTTCAAATGATTCCTTAACGGTCGGCAGAGCCGCCCTACAGTCATATTGGCGACAGGGTGAAAGCAAATGATGGTATTGCGCGGTGCGCAGGGAGATCACCCGCCCCCGGGAAGGGAAGCTCCCGGAGCCGCCGCCGCGCAGACGGCCCAAAATAAACTGAAAAGGACTTTCGCGTCCGCAGGGCGACAAAACCCCTTCTCGAAGAACAAATACTGCTCCTCCATCTCTGCGCATGCGTCTTCCCGTGATGTAGGCGCATTCCCATCGCTCACGCACCCCTTCATTTTTTTCTGCCTTTGCCCGGCGGGGTCAGCATGCGCACAGCGCGCACCTCATCAATGCGACGCTTGTCCATACGGGTAATTTCCAGTTCCCATCCCTGATAGTGCAGGCGCTCGCCCTTTTCAGGAATGCGACCGAGCCGCTCCAGAATAAAGCCCGCCAGAGTAGCGCTGGACAGGCGCTTGGGCAGACTGATGCCCAGCCAGCTTGCGAACAGGTCTACCGTAAGACGTCCCGGCATGACCCAGCTGCCGTCAGGACGGCGGCAGGCCTCCGGCCCGGCGGGCATGTCGCCCATCTGCCCGGCCAGCACACTCAACAGTTCCGCCGGGGTAATCACGCCCACCACGCTGCCGTACTCATCCCGCACAAAAGAAAGGGGCGTGGGATGTGTGCGAAAATCCTCCATAATCACATGCAGGGGCGTGTGCTCAAAAATCGTGGGCGCTGGCCGGATGTAAGACTTGAGATCCCACTTGCCGTCGGGCGAGCAGTCGCCGCGCTCAAGGATATCACCGGGATGTACCACGCCGAGCACCTCGTCCGTGTCACGCCGCAATACGGGCAGCCAGGCCAGACGCGACGAAGCGGCATACCGGTTCACGGTTTTGCGGTCGGCATTGCTGTCCAGCCAGTTCACACGCTGGCGCGGAATCATAATGAACCGTGCCGTGCGCCCGCCAAGACGTATGACCCGTGCCAGCATATCCCGCTCTTTGGGCGCGAAAAGCTGCTCCTTTTCTCCCCCGGCCAGGGCCGCGGCATCAAGCTGGGCATCGCCCTGCCCCGGGGCGTTGCCCCCGAGAATATTCAGGATCACGCGGGCCGTGGATTCGCGCATGTCGCGCATGCTGAAGCGTCTGCGCCGGTTGCGCAAGGCCCACTGGTTGCACGCTTCCACCATGATGGAAAAGACAATGGCCGCGTACATGTAGCCCTTGGGAATGTGAAAACCCAGGCCATCGGCCAGCAGGCTCAGGCCGATCATCAGCAGAAAACCGAGGCACAATACGATAACTGTAGGATGTCGCTCCATAAAATTGAGCAACGGAGCCGCTGCCAGCAGCATGATGCCCATGGCGATGACCACCGCCAGCATCATGATGGTCACATGCTCCACCATGCCCACGGCCGTGATGATGGAATCAAGGGAGAATACGGCGTCCAGCACCACTATCTGAAAGATGACCTGCCAGAAATCCGCATGATGCCCCGAGTCCCCGGCATACCGGCCACTGTGGCCTTCCAGCCGGTCATGCAGCTCCATTGTACCCTTGAGCAGCAGAAAAACGCCCCCGGCCATGAGTATGAGATCGCGGGCGGCAAAACCGTGCCCCCCCAGTTCAAACAGAGGGGTGGTCAGCGTGGCCAGACGCGCCATGACGGTAAGAAGCAGCATGCGCATAAGCAGGGCCAGCCCAAGGCCCACCAGAAAAGCCTGCCGTTTGCGCTCACCGGGCAAGCGCCCGACAAGAATGGAAATAAAAACCAGGTTGTCCACCCCGAGCACCACTTCAAGCAGTACAAGTGTACCCAGGCCGGCCCAGGCAGAAAGGTGTGTCACCCATGAAAAGTCGAACATAGTGTCACGCTCCGGGGCGGTTGCCCCTTCTTGCGAAATGACGGATGCGGCGGCCCACTGCCACCGAAAAAAAAGACAAAAGAGGGCCGAAAGCCCCCTTTTGTCAGTAAATTGCCGTTGCCATCGGCATCAGGTGATTCTCGGCTTCCGTTGCAAGGCGCAGGACGCGCCGGACGTGACAGGAAAGCGGAAAACCGGAATGCCGTTGCAAGCATGCGCTCAAAAACGCCCGGCATATGGCCGGACCAGCAGGCTGCTCCGGCTCGGACAAGTCAGATGTCATTACTCGGCAGCAAGCTGGATGCGTTCAAAGCCGGTAACAGTGATTTCATCGCCCACGGCCTTGCCCGTTTCACGCACGACATCGGTAATGGTCTTCTTGTCATCGCGGATGTAGGGCTGTTCCATAAGGCACACTTCTTTCTGGAACTTTTTCACCGCGCCGTCAGCAATCTTGTCAACGATATTGGCGGGTTTGCCTTCTTCCAGAGCCTTCTGGCGATACACTTCGCGCTCGCGTTCCACAGCGGCCTGGTCAAGGCTTGCGGCATCAAGAGCCATGGGGCTGGCAGCAGCCACCTGCATGGCGATATTTTTGGCAAGCTCCTGCACTTCGGGCTTGTCGACACTTTCAGCCTTGCCGCAGGTCAGGAAAACCAGCACACCGATCTTGCCGTTGGCGTGGATGTACTGGCCCACCAGGGAGCTTTCGCAGGGTTTGACGTGACGGGCAAACCTGCCGAGCTGCATGTTTTCGCCCACAGAGGCGATGAACTGGGTCACTTCTTCACCCATAAGGGCCTCAAGGGCAGCGGCGTCGGCGGGGGCGTTGTCCAGCACGCTTTTGGCCACCTTGGCGGCCATGTCCTGAAACTGGTCGCCGCGGGCCACAAAGTCGGTTTCGCACAGCAGCGAAGCCATGGCCACGGTCTTGCCGTCATCGCTCAGAGCCACGGTTACAAGACCTTCGCTGGTGGCGCGGCCGGACTTTTTGGCAGCCTTGGCCATGCCCTTCTGGCGCAGCCAGTCAACAGCTTTTTCCAGGTCGCCTTCTACTTCCACCAGGGCTTTCTTGCAGTCCATCATGCCCGCGCCGGTCATTTCGCGCAGTTCTTTCACCATCTGAGCAGTGATAGCAGCCATTGTATTCTCCAAATGCGTCCGGCCTGCAGCCGGAGTTATCAAAATTACTTCCTGAATTGCAGAGGTGCATCCAAAACGGGGCAGCGCAGCCATAAATCAGGTTGCGCTGCCCCCAGGAATGCGAAAGCAGAAAACCGGCTATTGGGCGGGAGCAGCCTCGGCAGCAGCTTCAACAGCGGCAGCCTTTTGCATGGCTTCTTCAGCGTTGGCGGTTTCGCCCTTGTGGTCCTTGCCCATAGCTTCGCCTTCCATGCAGGCTTCGGCAAAGGCGGCCACAAAAAGCTTGATGGCGCGGATGGCGTCATCGTTGCCGGGAATAATATAGTCGATGACATCGGGGTCGCAGTTGGTGTCGGTGACAGCAATGATCGGGATACCGAGCTTGCGGCATTCCTTGACGGCGATGTCTTCGCGATGGGGGTCGATGATAAAGGCAATCTGGGGCAGGCGATCCATATTCTTGATGCCGCCGAGGGTTTCTTCCAGCTTGGCAAGCTCGCGTTCCAGAAGCAGGATTTCCTTTTTCTGGTAGCGGTTGATGCTGCCGTCGGCAAACATGCTTTCAAGCTTCTTCAGGCGGTCAACGCTCTTCTGGATGGTGACAAAGTTGGTGAGCGTACCGCCCATCCAGCGATTGGTCACGAAGAACTGTCCGGCGCGTCCGGCTTCAGCAGCCACGGCCTCCTGGGCCTGGCGCTTGGTGCCGATGAAAAGGACCTTGCCGCCCTTGGCCACAATGTCCACCACCTTGTCGTGGGCAATGCGGAAGAGCTTTACGGTCTGCTGCAGGTCGATGATATGGATGCCGTTGCGCGCGCCGAAAATGTAAGGACGCATCTTGGGATTCCAGCGGCGGGTCTGGTGACCGAAGTGCACGCCGGTTTCCAGCATTTGCTTCATGCTGACGTAAGCCATGGGGATTCCTCCAAAGGGTTGTTTTCTTCCACCCACGCCCTGACCCTGCAACCCGGCGTCGCGCCTGAAGCACGAGTATGAACGCCGCCACACGCGGCATTCCGCCGGGCACCCCGGGCCGCTGCCTGGGTGTGCTTGATGGAAAGGGTGTACATACATGATCACCGCTGGGTTGGCAAGCATTGATGCGGGCTTTCCGCAAAAAATGGCGGCAGGCAGACCGCCCCTTTTCAAAGTCTGAAGCAGCCCTTATAGTTAAGGTCCATCTGCCGCAAAAAATACAAGACAAAAAATATCCGCAGGAAAAAACATGAACAACCACGGCTTTACCCTGATCACCGAACAGCAACTGCGCGAAGTGGACGGCACCGCCCGTCTGTGGCGGCACGAAGCTACCGGCGCCCAGATGCTTTCCATCAGCAATACGGATGAAAACAAATGCTTTGGCGTGAGTTTTCGCACGCCGCCCACCGATTCCACCGGCGTGGCTCATATCCTGGAACATTCCGTCCTCTGCGGGTCTGACAAATATCCCGTCAAGGAACCGTTTGTGGAACTGCTCAAGGGGTCCCTGCAAACCTTCCTCAATGCCTTTACCTTTCCGGACAAAACCTGCTACCCGGTTGCAAGCTGCAATCTGCGCGATTTTTACAACCTCATTGATGTCTATATCGACGCCGTTTTTCATCCGCGCATCAACGAAGACATTTTCAAGCAGGAAGGCTGGCATGTGGATGCCCCATCTGCGGACGGCCCCTGGGCCTACAAGGGCGTTGTCTATAATGAAATGAAAGGCGTGTACTCTTCTCCGGACTCCGTGCTTGCCGAGCAGAGCCAGCAGTCCCTTTTTCCCGACACGCTGTACAGCCTTGACTCCGGCGGCAATCCCCAGTGCATTCCCGACCTTACCTACGAGGCGTTTTGCGACTTCCACAGCCGCTATTATCACCCGAGCAATGCCCGCTTTTTCTTCTGGGGCGATGACCCGGAAGCTGAACGGCTGCGCCTTGCAGGCCAGGCTCTGGAAAAATACACGGCACGTCCTGTGGATTCCACTGTTCCCCTGCAAAAGCGTCTCGACACACCGCGCCATATCGAAGTGCCCTATGCAGCCTCCGAAGGCGAAAAGCGCGCCCTGTTCACGGTCAACTGGCTGCTTGGCGAACGCGGCGACGTGGATCAGGCCCTGCTGATGGAGATGCTCGAGCACATCCTTGAAGGGCTGCCCGGCTCCCCCCTGCGCAAGGCGCTCATCGCCTCGGGCCTTGGTGAAGACACCACGGGCTGCGGGCTGGAAACAGACCTCCGCCAGATGTACTACTCCACCGGTCTCAAGGGCGTGGCCCCCCGGGACGTTCCGGCGGCCGAAGTACTCATTTTTGAAACCCTGGCCCAACTGGCTGAAGAAGGCATTCCCGCTGCCGCTGTGGAAGCTGCCGTCAACACGGTGGAATTCGCCTACCGTGAAAACAATTCCGGCCGTTTCCCGCGCGGGCTTTCAGCCATGATCCAGTCGCTGTCCACCTGGCTGTATGACGGTGACCCCCTGGCTCCCCTGGCGTGGGAGGCTCCCCTGGCTGCCCTTAAAAAGCGTATCCAGGCAGGCGAACCCGTATTTGAACAGGCCATCAAAGACTGGTTCCTGAACAACAACCATCGCGCCACCGTGGTGCTGCTGCCGGATACGGGCCTTGGCAAAGCCCGCGATGAAGCGGAAAAAGCCCGTGTGGATGCGGTGCAGGCCGCAGCTGGTCCCGAAGAACGCGCAGCCGTGGCCGCCGACACCCGGCGCCTTGAAGAAGTGCAGAGCGCCCCCGACAGCCCGGAGGCACTGGCGACCATTCCGGCTCTCGGGCTTGAAGACCTGCCGGCGCACAACGCCCCCATCCCCCGCAATGTGGTGGAAGTGCCGGAGGCCATCCTGAGCCACGAACTTCCCACCCAGGGCGTTGCCTACACCACCCTGTTGCTGCCGCTGGATAACGTGCCTGACCGCCTTGTTCCCCTGCTGCCGCTCTTTGCCCGTAGCCTCACGGAAATGGGTACGGCGCGACGCGACTTTACGGAGCTTGGGGCGCTCATGGCCGCCAAGACCGGCGGCGTGGGGGCCGACCCCCTGCTGGGTACCGTGCGCGAAAGCCGCAAAACCGTGAGCTATCTGGCCGTTTCCGGTAAGACAGTGTATGACAAGCTGCCTGATTTATTTAACATCATACATGAAATCCTGCTTGAGCCTCTGGCCGACAAGAAGGTCATCGAAGCGCGCGTGGGCCAGATGCTGCTTGAAACCAAGGCCCGCCTGGAAAACGCCCTTCAGTCCGCCGGGCATGCGGCCGTAAGCGCGCGCCTGCGGGCGCGCTACACCGGCGCGGGCGCTCTGGCCGAGCGCACCACGGGCCTGAGCTACCTTGAAAGCGTGCGCGCCATGCTTGGCCGTATGGAAAAAGAGCCGCAGACGGTCATGGCCGACCTTGAAGAGCTTCGCAACCGCATCGTGGCACGCCCCGGCGCGGTCTTTGACTGCACCGCCGAGGCTTCCGGCCTGTCCCAGGCTGAAAGCCACGCCCGCCGCCTGTTGCAGGCCCTGCCCCAGTTGCGTCCCGGCGCCGCAGGCGGCATTGGCGAAACCCCCATGCGCCTGCCTGCGGCCGAAGCCTTCATCGCTCCGGCGCAGATCAACTATGTGGGCAAGGCCGCCAACATCTATGATCAGGGCTATATATATCACGGCTCTGCCAGTGTTATCCTGCGCTACCTGCGCATGGGCTACCTGTGGGAGCGTGTGCGTGTGCGCGGTGGCGCATACGGGGCATTCTGCAACCTGGACCGCCTGGGCGGCACCCTTGTCTGCGCCTCCTATCGCGACCCCAATGTGGAAGCCACCCTGGAGGCCTTTGACGGCATGGCCGACTTCCTGCGCGGCTTCACGCCCGACAAGGCCCAGCTTACCCAGGCCATAGTGGGCGCCATCGGCGATCTGGACAGCTACCTTCTGCCCGACGCCAAGGGTGCGCAGTCCCTGGCCCGCTGGCTCACCAACGATACGGACGCCGCCCGCGCGCTTATGCGCGAGGAAATCCTTTCCACCACCGAAAAGCACTTCCGTGATTTCGCGGAAGTGCTGGCCGAAGCCGCCGCCAAGGGACATATTTGCGTGCTTGGCGGCCCCCGGGCAGAGGCTGCCGCAGCGGAACACGGGTGGGAAAGCAGCAGACTGATCTAAAAAGGATACTGAACGGGACCGGTTTCGGCAGGCGAGTTGACAGGCGTTCGCCGGGACCGGTTCCGAAACACAGATTGCAACACAGTGTTTTCCACCAGCCCGCCACCTTGCGCCCCGCCCGCGCCATCCCCGGCAGAGACGCCCACCGCCTTTCTCGCCGGGCATCCTCTTGCCGGGCGCATTGCCGCGCCCTCTTTCGTCATGCCGGCCGGCGTGGCAGAAAATGCGCGTTTTCTCGCGGAGCGCGTAGACGAGGTGGCGTTGTGCCTGTTTGAATCCAGCGCCTGCCTGCAATATGACTCCGGCGACCTGCCGCCGGATCTGGCGGCCCTGCCCTTGCGCTGGCATGCCCACCTGCCTGTAGACCTTCCCTGGTCCCGGGGACCGGCCGTGCGCCAGGCCAGTCCGGCACGCCGGGCCGCATGCACGGCAGCGGCGGTCATTGCACGGCTCATGGCCCTTGTTCCCGGCCTTGTCCCGCGCGTGGCGGTGCTGCACCCGCCGGAAGGCCCGCCCGACCTGCAGCGCACCCTGCTGGCAGATTTTGCAGAACACTGGCGAAATGGGGCAGACAACCCGGAAGCCCCCCCGGCCCTGCGCCATATTCCTCTCTTGCTGGAAAATGTGGCGCACAGCGATGTGGCCTGCCTTGGCAAAAACTTTCTTCATGAGCACGGGCTG contains the following coding sequences:
- the tsf gene encoding translation elongation factor Ts, whose protein sequence is MAAITAQMVKELREMTGAGMMDCKKALVEVEGDLEKAVDWLRQKGMAKAAKKSGRATSEGLVTVALSDDGKTVAMASLLCETDFVARGDQFQDMAAKVAKSVLDNAPADAAALEALMGEEVTQFIASVGENMQLGRFARHVKPCESSLVGQYIHANGKIGVLVFLTCGKAESVDKPEVQELAKNIAMQVAAASPMALDAASLDQAAVEREREVYRQKALEEGKPANIVDKIADGAVKKFQKEVCLMEQPYIRDDKKTITDVVRETGKAVGDEITVTGFERIQLAAE
- a CDS encoding bifunctional nucleoside/nucleotide kinase/histidine phosphatase family protein, with the protein product MQKLYVAMVGLPARGKSTLAKRIRDGLLAEGIQARLFNNGDMRRALMGAESTNPDFYNPANESGREAREMICRRNMELARTWLAAEGEVAILDATNVSRARRILIEKTLTDHPVLFVECVNEDQLLLKACIRRKATLPEYAAYSEDEALQSFMKRINYYEAIYEPLEEEKFWLCVDSTANRILGERPCEGSPYYPAIREIVVSAWVHCLYLARHGQTEFNVRGRIGGDPPLTARGRSQAKALARHMRHKDINWVFTSTRLRSHETATPLLAGHPGAHVMAFKEFDEIWAGDCEGMLYSEIRAKMPGVTAGRNASKYTYAYPNGESYAMLRERVQRGLRRALFLAGDTPLVIVGHQAVNRVLLSLFLQQRSEDVPYVYIPQNQYYHISMTPRRKVFERIPYQEEIF
- the rpsB gene encoding 30S ribosomal protein S2; the protein is MAYVSMKQMLETGVHFGHQTRRWNPKMRPYIFGARNGIHIIDLQQTVKLFRIAHDKVVDIVAKGGKVLFIGTKRQAQEAVAAEAGRAGQFFVTNRWMGGTLTNFVTIQKSVDRLKKLESMFADGSINRYQKKEILLLERELAKLEETLGGIKNMDRLPQIAFIIDPHREDIAVKECRKLGIPIIAVTDTNCDPDVIDYIIPGNDDAIRAIKLFVAAFAEACMEGEAMGKDHKGETANAEEAMQKAAAVEAAAEAAPAQ
- a CDS encoding TerC family protein: MFDFSWVTHLSAWAGLGTLVLLEVVLGVDNLVFISILVGRLPGERKRQAFLVGLGLALLMRMLLLTVMARLATLTTPLFELGGHGFAARDLILMAGGVFLLLKGTMELHDRLEGHSGRYAGDSGHHADFWQVIFQIVVLDAVFSLDSIITAVGMVEHVTIMMLAVVIAMGIMLLAAAPLLNFMERHPTVIVLCLGFLLMIGLSLLADGLGFHIPKGYMYAAIVFSIMVEACNQWALRNRRRRFSMRDMRESTARVILNILGGNAPGQGDAQLDAAALAGGEKEQLFAPKERDMLARVIRLGGRTARFIMIPRQRVNWLDSNADRKTVNRYAASSRLAWLPVLRRDTDEVLGVVHPGDILERGDCSPDGKWDLKSYIRPAPTIFEHTPLHVIMEDFRTHPTPLSFVRDEYGSVVGVITPAELLSVLAGQMGDMPAGPEACRRPDGSWVMPGRLTVDLFASWLGISLPKRLSSATLAGFILERLGRIPEKGERLHYQGWELEITRMDKRRIDEVRAVRMLTPPGKGRKK
- the cbiR gene encoding cobamide remodeling phosphodiesterase CbiR encodes the protein MAENARFLAERVDEVALCLFESSACLQYDSGDLPPDLAALPLRWHAHLPVDLPWSRGPAVRQASPARRAACTAAAVIARLMALVPGLVPRVAVLHPPEGPPDLQRTLLADFAEHWRNGADNPEAPPALRHIPLLLENVAHSDVACLGKNFLHEHGLGLCLDVGHLLGYAQKKLLHSALPSQAGLLHWSAPGKGDQHLPLTALTPSQRRIARRIMADAPSTSTHLVEVFKWEGLAASLPVLSALATGETPDASWG
- a CDS encoding methyl-accepting chemotaxis protein — its product is MKLQAKLLAGFLLSALITLSMGIFADSRLHDMSQADTFLYTRSAEPMGDLINMSVYFQRIRLDLLTFVTTDEDAVKQRVRTEIPQYRAIIDSGTTKVESSLISAEAQKILAEYKLRRQDFRTMTDDVMSLASDGRQAQAYALLTGKGWEISTAYQNAIGDLVASKLEQGRLLAQKNAELADSSSYLLYVALGAGILLSIAMGLLLTRNIMRQLGEDPGYLAQVAGEIANGNLNVAFRPQKVAGGVYHVMQNMVGTMKEKIAEAEEKSAEAARQAEQANIATQEAHAAKAAAEHAKAEGMLQAAQQLEGVVGILTSASEELSAQIEQSSRGADEQSQRVSETATAMEEMNATVREVASNAGHASEMSDQAHLQAQEGAAIVSRVVQGINEVSRQSMEIKQDMDTLSHQAEGIGQIMSVISDIADQTNLLALNAAIEAARAGEAGRGFAVVADEVRKLAEKTMTATHEVGQVISGIQEGTRKSVAGVDVSIGTIQEATSLANQSGETLHSIVALVDQTNDQVRSIATASEEQSAASDEINRSVEQVAAISSQTATAMAQAAQATAELARQSQVLQSLINDMKAEGSR
- a CDS encoding insulinase family protein, which encodes MNNHGFTLITEQQLREVDGTARLWRHEATGAQMLSISNTDENKCFGVSFRTPPTDSTGVAHILEHSVLCGSDKYPVKEPFVELLKGSLQTFLNAFTFPDKTCYPVASCNLRDFYNLIDVYIDAVFHPRINEDIFKQEGWHVDAPSADGPWAYKGVVYNEMKGVYSSPDSVLAEQSQQSLFPDTLYSLDSGGNPQCIPDLTYEAFCDFHSRYYHPSNARFFFWGDDPEAERLRLAGQALEKYTARPVDSTVPLQKRLDTPRHIEVPYAASEGEKRALFTVNWLLGERGDVDQALLMEMLEHILEGLPGSPLRKALIASGLGEDTTGCGLETDLRQMYYSTGLKGVAPRDVPAAEVLIFETLAQLAEEGIPAAAVEAAVNTVEFAYRENNSGRFPRGLSAMIQSLSTWLYDGDPLAPLAWEAPLAALKKRIQAGEPVFEQAIKDWFLNNNHRATVVLLPDTGLGKARDEAEKARVDAVQAAAGPEERAAVAADTRRLEEVQSAPDSPEALATIPALGLEDLPAHNAPIPRNVVEVPEAILSHELPTQGVAYTTLLLPLDNVPDRLVPLLPLFARSLTEMGTARRDFTELGALMAAKTGGVGADPLLGTVRESRKTVSYLAVSGKTVYDKLPDLFNIIHEILLEPLADKKVIEARVGQMLLETKARLENALQSAGHAAVSARLRARYTGAGALAERTTGLSYLESVRAMLGRMEKEPQTVMADLEELRNRIVARPGAVFDCTAEASGLSQAESHARRLLQALPQLRPGAAGGIGETPMRLPAAEAFIAPAQINYVGKAANIYDQGYIYHGSASVILRYLRMGYLWERVRVRGGAYGAFCNLDRLGGTLVCASYRDPNVEATLEAFDGMADFLRGFTPDKAQLTQAIVGAIGDLDSYLLPDAKGAQSLARWLTNDTDAARALMREEILSTTEKHFRDFAEVLAEAAAKGHICVLGGPRAEAAAAEHGWESSRLI